Proteins found in one Pelobates fuscus isolate aPelFus1 chromosome 10, aPelFus1.pri, whole genome shotgun sequence genomic segment:
- the LOC134574538 gene encoding oocyte zinc finger protein XlCOF22-like isoform X1: MYIHTINCFYFLLTCIFSLYLFLQRTEIHPPFIMKRDRNKMAERILNLTLEIIYLLTGEDYIVVKKSCERGSSPLVFKECCRTQSPITVSPPHSLIHERNYDQKILELTNQIIQLLTGEVPIRCEDVTVHLSMEEWEYLEGHKDFYKNVMMEDHQSLGTLYGPAGRTTHEQFDNQFASRNCATENTDDIRSNQGTKYVISCSRQQERKNLMSRAKELASDENGNLPDTDIYITIEHSQTESTSIPMLMKSASCEEGNLTDNYIRITTAMQAQSMNTPDKGEIASYGEINLTGMYISTEHPQAENTCHIKGEAGNLTDPDCYAHTEIDYTSTHSLLLEDEGNYTDICTPKEYKSTQIKVEPISGEGHLTNIYTTTEHTSTLIKEEPASSEEDNFTDTQEEYLVEENECNRSNNIVLVTEENDHGKNINNVTDFVDSPQPHSMLRMFNCTACQKCFTSSSEFVKHLNTHRVKRLPCSYCNKYFDCNSSLVRHMTVHTGEKPFQCSECGKRFTQNACLVRHKNIHTQEKHKLMHTQAKPFSCSKCGKCFAQRPHLVQHQRIHTGEKPFSCTECGKCFTSKSTLLTHKMVHTGEKPFSCSVCGKCFSRRSSLVEHQRIHTGEKPFSCSVCGKCYSHKSDLVVHSRSHTGEKPFSCSECGKTFDTRSYFATHQRIHTGEKPYCCAECGKCFTAKSTLAMHRRVHTGEKPFSCSKCGKCFSSRSYLKTHQNSHSNTSTL, from the exons GATTACATAGTTGTAAAGAAATCATGTGAGCGTGGCAGCAGTCCCCTTGTGTTCAAAGAGTGCTGCAGGACCCAGAGCCCAATCACGGTGTCTCCACCTCACTCGCTGATACATGAGAGAAACTATGACCAGAAGATCCTGGAACTAACCAATCAGATCATCcagctgctgactggagag GTTCCTATAAGATGTGAGGATGTCACTGTCCATCTCTCCATGGAGGAGTGGGAATATCTAGAAGGACACAAGGATTTCTACAAGAATGTAATGATGGAGGATCACCAGTCCCTCGGCACACTGT aTGGACCCGCGGGTCGAACTACACATGAACAATTTGACAACCAGTTTGCTTCCCGGAATTGTGCCACTGAAAACACTGATGATATCAGAAGTAATCAGGGAACAAAATATGTGATAAGTTGTTCACGGCAGCAAGAAAGGAAAAATTTGATGAGCAGAGCAAAAGAATTGGcatcagatgaaaatggaaatctCCCAGATACAGATATTTATATAACTATAGAACATTCACAGACAGAATCTACATCGATACCAATGTTAATGAAATCTGCCTCATGTGAGGAAGGAAATCTCACTGATAATTATATTCGTATTACCACAGCCATGCAGGCACAGTCTATGAATACACCTGATAAAGGGGAAATTGCTTCATATGGAGAAATAAATCTCACAGGCATGTATATATCTACAGAacatccacaggcagaaaacacatgTCATATTAAGGGGGAAGCAGGAAATCTCACAGACCCTGATTGTTATGCGCACACAGAGATAGATTATACATCTACTCATAGTTTGTTGTTGGAAGATGAAGGAAATTACACAGACATTTGTACACCCAAAGAATATAAATCTACGCAGATTAAGGTGGAACCAATCTCCGGTGAAGGACATTTAACTAACATTTATACAACCACAGAACATACATCTACTTTGATTAAAGAGGAACCAGCTTCATCTGAAGAAGATAATTTCACAGATACCCAGGAAGAATATCTAGTTGAAGAGAATGAATGCAATAGAAGTAACAATATTGTTTTGGTAACAGAAGAGAATGATCATGGTAAAAACATCAACAACGTGACAGATTTTGTAGATTCTCCACAACCCCACAGCATGTTGAGAATGTTTAACTGCACAGCATGTCAGAAATGTTTTACCAGTAGCTCTGAATTTGTAAAACATCTGAACACTCATAGAGTAAAAAGGCTCCCGTGTTCTTATTGTAATAAATACTTTGATTGTAATTCAAGCCTTGTACGGCATATGACAgtccacacaggagagaaaccatttcaATGTTCTGAATGTGGTAAACGTTTTACTCAAAATGCATGTCTTGTTAGGCATAAAAATATTCACACACAAGAAAAACACAAATTGATGCACACACAAGCAAAGCCATTTTCATGTTctaaatgtgggaaatgttttgcccAACGCCCCCATCTTGTTCAGCATcagaggattcacacaggagagaaaccattctcatgtactgaatgtgggaaatgtttcaccAGTAAGTCAACTCTGCTTACACATAAAATGgttcacacaggagaaaagccgttctcatgttctgtgTGTGGTAAATGTTTTTCTAGACGTTCCAGCCTCGTTGAACACCAAAGAATTCATACTGGAGAGAAACCTTTTTCCTGTTCTGTATGTGGGAAATGTTATTCTCATAAATCAGATTTAGTTGTACACAGTAGgagtcacacaggagagaaacctttctcatgttctgaatgtgggaaaacaTTTGACACCCGATCCTATTTTGCTACGCatcaaaggattcacacaggagagaaaccatattGTTGTgcagaatgtggaaaatgttttactgCAAAATCGACTCTTGCCATGCATCGAAGGGTTCATACAGGAGAGAAGCCATTCTCATGTTCTAAATGCGGGAAATGTTTTAGTTCTCGCTCATATCTAAAGACACACCAGAATAGTCACAGTAATACAAGTACACTGTAA
- the LOC134574538 gene encoding oocyte zinc finger protein XlCOF22-like isoform X2: MEEWEYLEGHKDFYKNVMMEDHQSLGTLYGPAGRTTHEQFDNQFASRNCATENTDDIRSNQGTKYVISCSRQQERKNLMSRAKELASDENGNLPDTDIYITIEHSQTESTSIPMLMKSASCEEGNLTDNYIRITTAMQAQSMNTPDKGEIASYGEINLTGMYISTEHPQAENTCHIKGEAGNLTDPDCYAHTEIDYTSTHSLLLEDEGNYTDICTPKEYKSTQIKVEPISGEGHLTNIYTTTEHTSTLIKEEPASSEEDNFTDTQEEYLVEENECNRSNNIVLVTEENDHGKNINNVTDFVDSPQPHSMLRMFNCTACQKCFTSSSEFVKHLNTHRVKRLPCSYCNKYFDCNSSLVRHMTVHTGEKPFQCSECGKRFTQNACLVRHKNIHTQEKHKLMHTQAKPFSCSKCGKCFAQRPHLVQHQRIHTGEKPFSCTECGKCFTSKSTLLTHKMVHTGEKPFSCSVCGKCFSRRSSLVEHQRIHTGEKPFSCSVCGKCYSHKSDLVVHSRSHTGEKPFSCSECGKTFDTRSYFATHQRIHTGEKPYCCAECGKCFTAKSTLAMHRRVHTGEKPFSCSKCGKCFSSRSYLKTHQNSHSNTSTL, from the exons ATGGAGGAGTGGGAATATCTAGAAGGACACAAGGATTTCTACAAGAATGTAATGATGGAGGATCACCAGTCCCTCGGCACACTGT aTGGACCCGCGGGTCGAACTACACATGAACAATTTGACAACCAGTTTGCTTCCCGGAATTGTGCCACTGAAAACACTGATGATATCAGAAGTAATCAGGGAACAAAATATGTGATAAGTTGTTCACGGCAGCAAGAAAGGAAAAATTTGATGAGCAGAGCAAAAGAATTGGcatcagatgaaaatggaaatctCCCAGATACAGATATTTATATAACTATAGAACATTCACAGACAGAATCTACATCGATACCAATGTTAATGAAATCTGCCTCATGTGAGGAAGGAAATCTCACTGATAATTATATTCGTATTACCACAGCCATGCAGGCACAGTCTATGAATACACCTGATAAAGGGGAAATTGCTTCATATGGAGAAATAAATCTCACAGGCATGTATATATCTACAGAacatccacaggcagaaaacacatgTCATATTAAGGGGGAAGCAGGAAATCTCACAGACCCTGATTGTTATGCGCACACAGAGATAGATTATACATCTACTCATAGTTTGTTGTTGGAAGATGAAGGAAATTACACAGACATTTGTACACCCAAAGAATATAAATCTACGCAGATTAAGGTGGAACCAATCTCCGGTGAAGGACATTTAACTAACATTTATACAACCACAGAACATACATCTACTTTGATTAAAGAGGAACCAGCTTCATCTGAAGAAGATAATTTCACAGATACCCAGGAAGAATATCTAGTTGAAGAGAATGAATGCAATAGAAGTAACAATATTGTTTTGGTAACAGAAGAGAATGATCATGGTAAAAACATCAACAACGTGACAGATTTTGTAGATTCTCCACAACCCCACAGCATGTTGAGAATGTTTAACTGCACAGCATGTCAGAAATGTTTTACCAGTAGCTCTGAATTTGTAAAACATCTGAACACTCATAGAGTAAAAAGGCTCCCGTGTTCTTATTGTAATAAATACTTTGATTGTAATTCAAGCCTTGTACGGCATATGACAgtccacacaggagagaaaccatttcaATGTTCTGAATGTGGTAAACGTTTTACTCAAAATGCATGTCTTGTTAGGCATAAAAATATTCACACACAAGAAAAACACAAATTGATGCACACACAAGCAAAGCCATTTTCATGTTctaaatgtgggaaatgttttgcccAACGCCCCCATCTTGTTCAGCATcagaggattcacacaggagagaaaccattctcatgtactgaatgtgggaaatgtttcaccAGTAAGTCAACTCTGCTTACACATAAAATGgttcacacaggagaaaagccgttctcatgttctgtgTGTGGTAAATGTTTTTCTAGACGTTCCAGCCTCGTTGAACACCAAAGAATTCATACTGGAGAGAAACCTTTTTCCTGTTCTGTATGTGGGAAATGTTATTCTCATAAATCAGATTTAGTTGTACACAGTAGgagtcacacaggagagaaacctttctcatgttctgaatgtgggaaaacaTTTGACACCCGATCCTATTTTGCTACGCatcaaaggattcacacaggagagaaaccatattGTTGTgcagaatgtggaaaatgttttactgCAAAATCGACTCTTGCCATGCATCGAAGGGTTCATACAGGAGAGAAGCCATTCTCATGTTCTAAATGCGGGAAATGTTTTAGTTCTCGCTCATATCTAAAGACACACCAGAATAGTCACAGTAATACAAGTACACTGTAA